From the genome of Candidatus Roizmanbacteria bacterium, one region includes:
- the uppS gene encoding di-trans,poly-cis-decaprenylcistransferase — MKQLQHIAIIPDGNRRWAKLNGLPTIEGHRRGFEMIQKLAKYLRSINVRILTVWAFSTENWNRDKSEIDYLMGIYERWLDIDLKTALKEEIRIIHLGRKDRLNESLRKKLEEAEEKTKHFTKFYLGVALDYGGRDELLRATQQVLSSKFSRHEVGIRDSEESGKILSESDFEQFLDTKDFPYPDPDLIIRTSGEMRTSGFMSWQSAYSEYMFPPIHLPDFTVDELKKCIDEYNQRQRRFGR, encoded by the coding sequence ATGAAGCAATTACAACACATTGCGATAATTCCTGACGGCAACAGAAGATGGGCTAAGCTTAATGGACTCCCAACAATTGAAGGGCATCGAAGGGGATTCGAGATGATTCAAAAGCTCGCTAAGTATCTTCGAAGTATTAATGTAAGAATTCTAACGGTCTGGGCTTTTTCTACCGAAAACTGGAACAGAGACAAAAGCGAGATAGATTATCTTATGGGCATATATGAACGCTGGCTCGACATAGACCTGAAAACTGCGTTAAAAGAGGAAATTCGAATCATTCATCTCGGACGAAAGGATCGACTAAACGAGTCTCTACGTAAGAAGTTGGAGGAGGCTGAAGAGAAGACGAAGCACTTTACCAAGTTTTATCTAGGCGTTGCGCTTGATTACGGCGGAAGAGATGAACTGCTGAGAGCAACTCAGCAAGTTCTAAGTTCTAAGTTCTCCCGACACGAAGTCGGGATCCGCGATTCTGAGGAATCGGGAAAAATTCTTAGTGAAAGCGATTTCGAACAGTTTCTCGATACTAAAGACTTTCCATATCCAGACCCGGATTTGATCATTAGAACAAGTGGTGAGATGAGAACATCTGGTTTCATGAGTTGGCAGTCTGCTTACAGTGAATACATGTTTCCCCCGATTCATCTTCCCGACTTCACGGTCGACGAACTGAAAAAATGTATCGATGAGTACAATCAACGACAGAGAAGATTTGGACGGTAG
- the ispH gene encoding 4-hydroxy-3-methylbut-2-enyl diphosphate reductase, with protein MLKTTPKVEGIYLAGPRGFCAGVARAVNALDEVLKLHGAPVYARHAIVHNRTIVERFEKKGAIFVEELNEIPDGATVVFSAHGSPPNFFKTAKKKKFKLYDATCPLVLKVHIEAKKYASDGYFIFYVGHKGHPEPIGVMGNVPTESIVLVESAEEARKIMPPQTEKLIVLTQTTLSFDDTKEILNSLQEHFPTMIRPPAFDICYATQNRQVAVKAMAKEVDVVIVIGSPESSNSVQLRETAKKEGIPAYLIDGPDQLEQGWFSNVKNVGITAGASAPEDVVLDVVKALSDEDTKMKELIVKVENVKFLPPTGLS; from the coding sequence ATGCTTAAAACTACTCCAAAAGTTGAAGGAATTTATCTTGCGGGCCCTCGTGGCTTCTGTGCAGGAGTTGCGCGAGCAGTGAATGCGCTTGATGAAGTTCTGAAATTACACGGAGCGCCTGTCTACGCACGACATGCAATTGTCCATAACAGAACCATTGTCGAACGTTTTGAAAAAAAAGGCGCAATCTTTGTTGAGGAATTGAATGAAATACCAGACGGAGCAACGGTTGTCTTTAGTGCGCATGGAAGTCCACCGAACTTCTTCAAAACAGCAAAGAAGAAAAAATTTAAGTTGTATGATGCCACCTGCCCTCTAGTTTTAAAAGTTCATATAGAGGCCAAAAAATACGCAAGCGATGGTTATTTTATTTTTTATGTAGGGCACAAAGGACACCCAGAGCCCATAGGCGTCATGGGCAACGTACCAACAGAATCAATCGTACTCGTTGAGTCCGCTGAGGAGGCGAGAAAGATCATGCCTCCACAGACCGAGAAATTAATTGTACTAACTCAGACAACGCTGAGTTTTGATGACACGAAAGAAATCTTGAATAGTCTCCAGGAACATTTTCCCACAATGATTCGACCTCCAGCCTTTGACATCTGTTATGCAACTCAGAACAGACAGGTCGCTGTGAAAGCGATGGCAAAAGAAGTAGATGTTGTAATTGTTATAGGATCTCCAGAAAGCTCAAATTCGGTACAGTTAAGAGAGACAGCAAAAAAAGAGGGTATTCCCGCATATCTCATTGATGGACCCGACCAACTCGAGCAGGGATGGTTTAGCAACGTTAAAAACGTTGGCATAACTGCAGGTGCCTCAGCTCCTGAGGATGTGGTGTTAGATGTAGTGAAAGCGTTAAGCGATGAGGATACCAAGATGAAAGAGCTTATTGTGAAGGTCGAGAACGTTAAATTTTTGCCACCAACAGGGCTGTCATGA
- a CDS encoding YjbQ family protein, protein MNVHRDTIKIRTKEFCEFIDITEKIEKFLKKTGIKDGVVSIHSKHTTLTIRVNERESGLIADFKDFISKLIPKDNYYRHNDLSVRTENLVCDPNASDCLNAHSHIGHLFMGTSEFLPIIEGKLMLGTWQRIFAIELDCSRNREVFIQAMGV, encoded by the coding sequence ATGAATGTACATAGAGATACAATTAAAATTAGGACGAAGGAGTTTTGTGAATTTATCGATATTACTGAAAAGATTGAGAAATTTCTCAAAAAAACAGGAATAAAGGATGGAGTTGTGAGTATTCACTCCAAACATACAACTCTAACCATCAGAGTAAACGAGCGGGAGTCTGGACTAATCGCCGACTTTAAAGACTTTATATCTAAGCTTATACCCAAGGATAATTATTACCGCCACAACGATCTGAGTGTGAGAACCGAGAACTTAGTCTGCGATCCAAACGCCTCAGACTGCTTAAATGCGCATTCACATATCGGTCACTTATTTATGGGAACGTCAGAGTTTTTGCCAATAATTGAGGGCAAATTAATGCTTGGCACGTGGCAACGAATTTTCGCAATAGAGCTTGACTGTAGTAGGAACAGAGAAGTATTTATTCAAGCTATGGGAGTATAA
- a CDS encoding RNA polymerase sigma factor gives MKLQSVSDLELVDLLLQKNDSALRELVHRYEKKLHNFVYKKLRSNEVAQEVVQDVFIELFDALRGYKKTASLQTYLFTIANYKAIDYIRKQKIKRVLFSAIPPFILERIKTILIDDEIEKNELGQKIETVIQKLPNDYKLIIRLKYMEGYQVERIAQEMSLSFKATESLLYRARKAFINLYKKST, from the coding sequence ATGAAACTACAAAGTGTTTCTGATCTGGAGCTAGTTGATCTTCTCCTGCAAAAAAACGATTCTGCTTTACGCGAACTAGTCCATAGATACGAGAAAAAGCTACATAATTTCGTTTACAAGAAATTAAGAAGCAACGAGGTTGCCCAAGAAGTTGTGCAGGATGTTTTTATTGAGTTATTCGATGCACTTAGAGGATACAAAAAAACTGCTTCGCTACAAACATACCTCTTTACCATAGCTAACTATAAGGCGATCGACTACATTCGCAAGCAAAAGATTAAGCGTGTTCTTTTCTCTGCTATACCCCCATTTATTCTCGAGCGTATAAAAACGATTTTAATCGATGATGAAATAGAGAAAAATGAGCTAGGTCAAAAAATAGAGACCGTAATTCAAAAACTACCGAATGATTATAAGCTCATCATACGACTCAAGTATATGGAGGGCTATCAAGTTGAGCGGATAGCTCAGGAAATGTCGCTAAGCTTTAAGGCTACGGAAAGTTTACTCTATAGAGCTCGGAAAGCCTTTATTAATCTATATAAAAAATCAACATGA
- a CDS encoding DUF2130 domain-containing protein, which yields MNNQIICPHCKKSFLPEEGMRHQLDEERAKFRKNEEARLRKEVEEETSIKLKDKQNETEELRVEKRKLQEELLENNKKERELKKLLEDKDLEMQKKLQQEEEKIRLDARKKVEEEQSLKFLEMQKKMQEQSMALKDMERKLQQGSQQTQGEVLEEFLETTLKSLFIYDEIQPVPKGIRGADVIQIVKNNRGSVAGKIIWESKRTKSWSNDWSSKLKEDKRSVGADEAILITNNLPAGIKSSGRHEGYGLPTTTRLLALQHFYERCS from the coding sequence ATGAACAACCAAATAATATGCCCTCACTGTAAAAAATCATTCCTTCCTGAGGAGGGAATGCGACATCAATTAGATGAGGAGCGAGCTAAGTTTCGTAAAAATGAGGAAGCCAGGTTACGTAAAGAGGTTGAGGAGGAAACGTCAATTAAGTTGAAGGACAAACAAAATGAAACAGAGGAGTTGAGAGTAGAAAAACGAAAACTACAGGAAGAACTTCTTGAGAACAATAAAAAGGAAAGAGAACTGAAAAAACTACTCGAGGACAAGGATCTTGAAATGCAAAAAAAACTTCAGCAAGAGGAAGAAAAGATTAGACTCGATGCTCGTAAAAAGGTTGAGGAGGAACAAAGTCTCAAATTTCTAGAAATGCAAAAAAAAATGCAGGAACAATCGATGGCGTTAAAGGATATGGAGCGTAAACTTCAACAAGGGTCACAGCAGACTCAGGGTGAGGTGCTCGAGGAGTTCCTTGAGACCACTCTCAAATCACTATTTATCTACGATGAGATACAGCCTGTGCCAAAAGGAATACGAGGCGCAGACGTGATTCAGATCGTTAAAAATAATAGAGGAAGTGTTGCTGGGAAGATTATATGGGAGTCAAAACGTACAAAGTCATGGAGCAATGACTGGTCTTCAAAACTAAAAGAGGATAAACGAAGTGTTGGTGCCGATGAGGCGATTTTAATTACGAACAATTTACCTGCAGGAATAAAAAGCTCAGGAAGACATGAGGGATATGGGTTGCCGACTACGACTCGATTATTGGCTCTGCAACATTTCTACGAACGATGCTCTTGA
- a CDS encoding DUF4012 domain-containing protein, with product MRKTLQTLLFSVIISVLLIAHTAMLIYSPFTNILSHSLVHQRKFISLLNKTEKTSDDFEYIQRSLALVQKQSSTLSTLIKMLSKTLPLKNLVTYADSISSVSSQLPELLGNKYEAHYVLFFYNNYELRPGGGFIGSLGFITFKNYTLTKFEVQDVYEIDGQIRDHHEPHSIVRKYLNQPNEYLRDSNFSPDFSQNVKNALRYLESVPPYNRDYIGAIGVTTSAFEDLLRLTGPIELSDFQTTISSSNFFAITQKKIETNFFPGSKQKRSILAALGNAVRHKLEELPPFVLIKFIYRSITSKNLVLYFQNRELQAAMSNLQASGDQKFYYPDWILPVDTNVGVNKLNEIVHKTLNLQLIQSNDSVIHSFRSTYSNPISSDAPNKETFKNYLQLYLPKNITLIRARLNNQEVTNEIVTTRVDNKTIFGLYFETPPASSTSVTIEYRLPLVGLLSQIEVKKQLGAGTPLVTVVYSRGETKIIKKVLESDEVFTLR from the coding sequence ATGCGAAAAACCCTTCAGACCCTGTTATTTTCCGTAATTATCTCCGTACTTCTCATTGCCCATACGGCGATGCTTATTTACAGCCCTTTTACCAATATTCTGAGCCACTCCCTAGTCCATCAAAGGAAATTTATTTCGCTACTTAATAAAACCGAGAAAACTTCTGATGATTTTGAGTACATTCAGAGATCATTGGCTTTAGTCCAAAAACAATCGTCAACACTTTCAACTCTTATCAAGATGTTATCGAAGACTCTACCGCTAAAAAACCTTGTTACCTACGCTGACTCGATCTCATCCGTCTCTTCCCAGTTACCTGAACTATTAGGAAATAAATACGAAGCCCACTATGTTCTTTTCTTTTATAACAACTACGAACTTCGCCCAGGAGGTGGTTTTATAGGATCTCTGGGCTTCATCACTTTCAAGAACTACACATTAACAAAGTTTGAGGTACAGGATGTATATGAAATTGATGGTCAGATTAGGGATCATCATGAACCGCACTCCATCGTAAGAAAATATCTAAATCAACCTAATGAATATCTCAGGGACTCGAATTTTTCTCCAGACTTTAGCCAGAATGTAAAAAATGCACTCAGATATCTAGAATCTGTGCCTCCATACAATAGGGATTATATCGGAGCAATTGGCGTAACCACTTCGGCTTTCGAAGATTTACTTCGTTTAACTGGACCAATAGAACTTTCGGATTTTCAGACAACTATCTCAAGCAGCAACTTCTTTGCAATTACTCAAAAGAAAATTGAAACAAATTTTTTCCCTGGTTCAAAACAAAAGCGCTCAATTCTCGCGGCTCTAGGTAACGCTGTCAGACACAAACTCGAAGAACTTCCTCCATTTGTCCTTATAAAATTTATATATAGATCGATCACATCAAAAAACCTAGTGCTGTACTTTCAAAATAGAGAACTTCAAGCTGCAATGTCAAATCTGCAGGCTTCAGGCGATCAAAAGTTTTATTATCCAGACTGGATACTCCCAGTTGATACAAATGTAGGGGTTAATAAACTTAACGAGATCGTTCACAAGACCTTGAACCTTCAACTCATCCAATCGAATGATTCTGTAATTCATTCCTTCAGATCTACATATTCGAACCCTATAAGCTCAGATGCCCCAAATAAGGAAACGTTTAAAAACTACTTACAATTATATCTACCAAAGAACATCACATTGATTAGAGCGCGCCTGAACAATCAAGAAGTAACCAATGAGATTGTTACGACTCGCGTAGATAATAAAACAATCTTCGGACTATATTTCGAGACCCCACCCGCGTCAAGCACCTCAGTAACGATTGAGTATCGGCTTCCTTTAGTTGGCTTATTAAGTCAAATCGAGGTTAAGAAACAGCTAGGTGCAGGAACGCCTCTTGTCACGGTAGTCTACAGCAGAGGCGAAACGAAGATAATTAAAAAAGTTCTCGAGTCAGACGAAGTATTTACTTTACGGTAA
- a CDS encoding peptidylprolyl isomerase — MPDSKLIIDPKVTYTAKVSTTKGSFTIELNQGETPKTVNNFVTLASKGFYDTTIFHRVIKGFMIQGGDPTGTGRGGPGYKFDDEKFIGTYTRGTVAMANSGPNTNGSQFFIMHEDQDLPPNYTIFGHVVDGLDTVDAIATQEVTYGDSGEQSTPVSPVKITSVEIVPSVTVK; from the coding sequence ATGCCAGACTCAAAGCTAATTATCGATCCTAAGGTGACCTATACCGCAAAGGTTTCCACTACGAAAGGTTCATTTACAATCGAGCTCAATCAAGGAGAGACTCCTAAGACCGTGAATAACTTTGTTACTCTAGCAAGTAAAGGATTCTATGATACTACGATTTTTCATAGAGTTATCAAGGGTTTTATGATTCAAGGAGGAGATCCAACCGGAACAGGTCGAGGAGGTCCAGGATATAAATTTGATGACGAAAAATTTATCGGAACATACACCAGAGGAACCGTTGCGATGGCTAACTCGGGACCAAACACGAATGGTAGTCAATTCTTCATAATGCATGAAGATCAGGATCTACCGCCAAACTACACCATCTTCGGTCATGTGGTAGATGGTCTAGATACTGTAGATGCAATTGCAACTCAAGAAGTAACCTACGGAGACTCAGGCGAACAGTCGACACCTGTCAGTCCCGTTAAAATAACTTCGGTCGAGATAGTCCCAAGTGTTACCGTAAAGTAA